The Macaca fascicularis isolate 582-1 chromosome 1, T2T-MFA8v1.1 genome includes a window with the following:
- the SLC16A1 gene encoding monocarboxylate transporter 1 isoform X1: MPPAVGGPVGYTPPDGGWGWAVVIGAFISIGFSYAFPKSITVFFKEIESIFHATTSEVSWISSIMLAVMYGGGPISSILVNKYGSRIVMIIGGCLSGCGLIAASFCNTVQELYFCIGFVGGLGLAFNLNPALTMIGKYFYKRRPLANGLAMAGSPVFLCTLAPLNQVFFDIFGWRGSFLILGGLLLNCCVAGALMRPIGPKPTKAGKDKSKASLQKAGKSGVKKGRHDANTDLIGRHPKREKRSVFQTINQFLDLTLFTHRGFLLYLSGNVIMFFGLFAPLVFLSSYGKSQHYSSEKSAFLLSILAFVDMVARPSMGLVANTKPIRPRIQYFFAASIVANGVCHMLAPLSTTYVGFCVYAGFFGFAFGWLSSVLFETLMDLVGPQRFSSAVGLVTIVECCPVLLGPPLLGRLSDMYGDYKYTYWACGVVLIISGIYLFIGMGINYRLLAKEQKANEQKKESKEEETSIDVAGKPKEVTKAAESPDQKDTEEGPKEEDSPV, from the exons ATGCCACCAGCAGTTGGAGGTCCAGTTGGATACACCCCCCCAgatggaggctggggctgggcagtGGTAATTGGAGCTTTCATTTCCATCGGCTTCTCTTATGCATTTCCCAAATCTATTACTGTCTTCTTCAAAGAGATTGAAAGTATATTCCATGCCACCACCAGCGAAGTGTCATGGATATCCTCCATAATGTTGGCTGTCATGTATGGTGGAG GTCCTATCAGCAGTATCCTGGTGAATAAATATGGAAGTCGTATAGTCATGATTATTGGTGGCTGCTTGTCAGGCTGTGGCTTGATTGCAGCTTCTTTCTGTAACACTGTACAGGAACTGTACTTCTGTATTGGATTCGTTGGAG GTCTTGGGCTTGCCTTCAACTTGAATCCAGCTCTAACCATGATTGGCAAGTATTTCTACAAAAGGCGACCATTGGCCAACGGACTGGCCATGGCAGGCAGCCCTGTGTTCCTCTGTACTCTGGCCCCCCTCAATCAGGTTTTCTTTGATATCTTTGGATGGAGAGGAAGCTTTCTAATTCTTGGAGGCTTGCTACTAAACTGCTGTGTCGCTGGAGCCCTCATGCGACCAATCGGGCCCAAACCAACCAAGGCAGGGAAAGATAAGTCTAAAGCATCCCTTCAGAAAGCTGGAAAATCTGGTGTAAAAAAAGGTCGGCATGATGCAAATACGGATCTTATTGGAAGACACCCTAAACGGGAGAAACGATCAGTCTTCCAAACAATTAATCAGTTCCTGGACTTAACCTTATTCACCCACAGAGGCTTTTTGCTGTACCTCTCTGGAAATGTGATCATGTTTTTTGGACTCTTTGCACCTTTAGTGTTTCTTAGTAGTTATGGGAAGAGTCAGCATTATTCTAGTGAGAAgtctgccttccttctttccattctggcttttgttgacaTGGTAGCCAGACCATCTATGGGACTTGTAGCCAACACAAAGCCAATAAGACCTCGAATTCAGTATTTCTTTGCGGCTTCTATTGTTGCAAATGGAGTGTGTCATATGCTAGCACCTTTATCCACTACCTATGTTGGATTCTGTGTCTATGCGGGATTCTTTGGATTTGCCTTTGGGTGGCTCAGCTCCGTATTGTTTGAAACACTGATGGACCTTGTTGGACCCCAGAGGTTCTCCAGCGCTGTGGGATTGGTGACCATTGTGGAATGCTGTCCTGTCCTCCTGGGGCCACCACTTTTAG GTCGGCTCAGTGACATGTATGGAGACTACAAATACACATACTGGGCATGTGGCGTCGTCCTAATTATTTCCGGTATCTATCTCTTCATTGGCATGGGCATCAATTATCGGCTTTTggcaaaagaacagaaagcaaacgagcagaaaaaggaaagtaaagaGGAAGAGACCAGTATAGATGTTGCTGGAAAGCCAAAGGAAGTTACCAAAGCAGCAGAATCTCCGGACCAGAAAGACACAGAAGAAGGGCCCAAGGAGGAGGACAGTCCAGTCTGA
- the SLC16A1 gene encoding monocarboxylate transporter 1 isoform X2, with amino-acid sequence MPPAVGGPVGYTPPDGGWGWAVVIGAFISIGFSYAFPKSITVFFKEIESIFHATTSEVSWISSIMLAVMYGGGPISSILVNKYGSRIVMIIGGCLSGCGLIAASFCNTVQELYFCIGFVGGLGLAFNLNPALTMIGRLSDMYGDYKYTYWACGVVLIISGIYLFIGMGINYRLLAKEQKANEQKKESKEEETSIDVAGKPKEVTKAAESPDQKDTEEGPKEEDSPV; translated from the exons ATGCCACCAGCAGTTGGAGGTCCAGTTGGATACACCCCCCCAgatggaggctggggctgggcagtGGTAATTGGAGCTTTCATTTCCATCGGCTTCTCTTATGCATTTCCCAAATCTATTACTGTCTTCTTCAAAGAGATTGAAAGTATATTCCATGCCACCACCAGCGAAGTGTCATGGATATCCTCCATAATGTTGGCTGTCATGTATGGTGGAG GTCCTATCAGCAGTATCCTGGTGAATAAATATGGAAGTCGTATAGTCATGATTATTGGTGGCTGCTTGTCAGGCTGTGGCTTGATTGCAGCTTCTTTCTGTAACACTGTACAGGAACTGTACTTCTGTATTGGATTCGTTGGAG GTCTTGGGCTTGCCTTCAACTTGAATCCAGCTCTAACCATGATTG GTCGGCTCAGTGACATGTATGGAGACTACAAATACACATACTGGGCATGTGGCGTCGTCCTAATTATTTCCGGTATCTATCTCTTCATTGGCATGGGCATCAATTATCGGCTTTTggcaaaagaacagaaagcaaacgagcagaaaaaggaaagtaaagaGGAAGAGACCAGTATAGATGTTGCTGGAAAGCCAAAGGAAGTTACCAAAGCAGCAGAATCTCCGGACCAGAAAGACACAGAAGAAGGGCCCAAGGAGGAGGACAGTCCAGTCTGA
- the LOC123567524 gene encoding large ribosomal subunit protein eL39-like, giving the protein MSSHKTFRIKPFLAKKQKQNRSIPQWIQMKTGNKIRYNSKRRHWRRTKLGL; this is encoded by the coding sequence ATGTCTTCTCACAAGACCTTCAGGATTAAGCCATTCCTGGctaagaaacaaaagcaaaatcgtTCCATTCCGCAGTggattcagatgaaaactggtaaTAAAATAAGGTACAACTCCAAAAGGAGACATTGGAGAAGAACCAAGCTGGGTCTATAA